In Gracilibacillus salitolerans, the sequence CATCAAAAGCTAGTTCAAGAAAATGAGCAATTGCAAAACCAATTAGAGCTTGAACAAAAAAGAGTAAAAGAGTTAGAAAATGAATTACAGACGATGAAAGAAGACTATCAGGCCTTTATGCAAATCGTCGAACGTGCTAGAAAGATGGTAGTGTTTGAAGAGGAGGAATCACGCCCTATTCCAAAATTCCGAATGGATAAAAATGGAAATTTAGAACAAGTGGCAAAATAAGCAATACAGGCAGATAGAAGGGGAACATGGCAACCGTTGAAAAACTAGGCCAGTTCAGAAAATCTATCTGCTTTTTTGTTTGTTGTCCTTCTAGTGTTTTGCTATCAATTATAGAATGTTAGTAACAACTTCGACCTTTTACAATCAACTTCTCTTTAACAATTGGAAAAGGCACATCATGTACATGATGTGCCTGGAGATTTAAATCGACAATCCCAATTGTGCCGTCGTAAGCGATGAAGTTTTGATCCCGCTCCTAGCAGGTGGGTGCCCTGTCCTATACTTCATGCTTCCGCTATTTTTAAATAAGTAAAGCGGCCTGCACACCATATAGGAACTCCAAGCTCCCGAAGTTATTGGTGTTCGGTCAAAACTCAATAATCCGACGAACACATCAGGATTTTTTGTTATCTTTATCTTAATTAAATAATAGCATATTACATTTCGAAATTCAAGAGAATTACTTTACAATACTTTAACCTTTTCTTTACATTTCTTTTAAATTTAAATGCAATTCATTCAATTGTTTAGTGTCAACAGGGCTTGGTGCGTCTGTCATTGGATCTGATGCAGATGCTGTCTTCGGGAATAAGATAGTGTCACGTAAATTGGTACGACCTGCAAGTAACATAATGAAACGGTCAAATCCGAATGCAATACCTCCATGAGGTGGTGCACCATATTCTAAGGCATCAAGAAGGAAACCGAATTGAGATTCTGCTTCTTCTTTTGTAAATCCAAGTTTTTCAAACATTTGATTTTGCATTTCTCGTTGATAAATACGAAGGGAACCTCCACCTAACTCATATCCATTCAGTACTAGGTCATAAGCTTGCGCACGAACAGCACCAGGATCTGTATCCATTTTGTCTAAATCTGACTCAAATGGCATTGTGAATGGATGGTGGGCCGCATGATAGCGATCTTCTTCTTCATCATACTCCAACAATGGCCAGTCTGTGATCCACAGGAATTCAAACTTACTTTCATTAATTAATTCGTGATCTTTAGCCAGTTTCAATCGTAATGCGCCTAACGCGTCGTATACAATTTGTTTTTTATCAGCTACAAAGAACAGAATGTCACCTGCATTGGCATCTAACATGCTACGGAATTGTGCTTGTTCTTCCTCAGAGAAAAATTTCGCAATAGGTCCCACTAACGCTTCTTCTTCTACTTTCAACCAAGCTAAACCTTTTGCACCATAGATTTTTGCAAAGTCTGTCATATTGTCTAAATCTTTACGTGAGTAATGGTCGGCTTTTCCTTTTAAGTTTATAGCACTTACTTTTCCATTATTTTCAACTGCTTGGCGGAATACTTTAAAACCAGACTCTTTTACTACTTCAGAAAGGTTGACTAATTCCATTTCAAAGCGCACATCTGGTTTATCCGAACCGAAACGTTCCATCGCTTCATCGTATGGCATGCGTTGGAATGGTGTTTCAATGTCTAAACCTTTGACTTTTTTCATTACTTTTTTCATCATGCGTTCTGTCATTTCCAAGATAT encodes:
- the aspS gene encoding aspartate--tRNA ligase, producing MRTLAGTIRKEHVNQEVTLKGWVQKRRDLGEIIFIDLRDRSGVVQIVFNAENSKESHAVGDSVRSEYVIEVKGKVVERDTDTINPKIDTGDIEIIVSEINVLNEAKTPPFTLTDDIDVSEDIRLKYRYLDLRREVMQETFKLRHQATQSIREFLNSESFLEMETPMLTKSTPEGARDYLVPSRVHEGYFYALPQSPQLFKQLLMVAGFEKYYQFARCFRDEDLRADRQPEFTQIDIETSFMTMDDILEMTERMMKKVMKKVKGLDIETPFQRMPYDEAMERFGSDKPDVRFEMELVNLSEVVKESGFKVFRQAVENNGKVSAINLKGKADHYSRKDLDNMTDFAKIYGAKGLAWLKVEEEALVGPIAKFFSEEEQAQFRSMLDANAGDILFFVADKKQIVYDALGALRLKLAKDHELINESKFEFLWITDWPLLEYDEEEDRYHAAHHPFTMPFESDLDKMDTDPGAVRAQAYDLVLNGYELGGGSLRIYQREMQNQMFEKLGFTKEEAESQFGFLLDALEYGAPPHGGIAFGFDRFIMLLAGRTNLRDTILFPKTASASDPMTDAPSPVDTKQLNELHLNLKEM